From Plectropomus leopardus isolate mb chromosome 17, YSFRI_Pleo_2.0, whole genome shotgun sequence, a single genomic window includes:
- the prr15la gene encoding proline-rich protein 15-like protein A isoform X1, whose amino-acid sequence MMTDAIVTSPAVTPGFPPCLPLPVSLMFTPPPCLCALGVAFPHLAPDSSSTVVFNQLISKQYKSPGTSLTHRQIVSPDSMISSLCLHAISTSPSGPPHPAFAAPAGPKSSSSHQTCLPRPPLNCHIPPALFPSKSTLFITRMCSSLLLGPTKNTST is encoded by the exons ATGATGACAGATGCAATTGTCACGTCTCCGGCCGTGACTCCAGGTTTTCCTCCCTGTCTTCCTCTCCCTGTGTCCCTTATGTTTACACCCCCCCCGTGTCTCTGTGCTTTGGGCGTGGCTTTCCCTCACCTGGCTCCTGATTCGTCCTCCACTGTTGTCTTCAATCAGCTCATCAGCAAGCAGTATAAGAGCCCAGGGACTTCACTCACTCACCGCCAGATTGTTTCACCAGACTCCATG ATCTCTAGCCTCTGCCTCCATGCCATCTCCACATCTCCATCTGGACCTCCTCACCCTGCTTTCGCTGCCCCAGCCGGTCCCAAATCCTCGTCCTCCCATCAGACCTGCCTGCCCCGGCCTCCTCTCAATTGCCACATCCCCCCAGCACTCTTCCCCAGTAAATCCACTCTCTTCATTACTCGTATGTGTTCGAGCCTGCTCTTGGGTCCTACAAAAAACACCAGCACCTAA
- the prr15la gene encoding proline-rich protein 15-like protein A isoform X2 → MKKMDDGLTSEKKQGSKAISLPSTLHSYIMAEPSPGWWKLTFLRRKKSQPKVLYEIPAEAVSNAATSQHGSSTATGVAPHPEDMAHDSQLDARLERIMDKTTVSKGRHVKVSHSGRFKEKKKVRATLAENPEMFVGGEPMRDENQRAGK, encoded by the exons ATGAAGAAAATGGATGATGGACTCACATCTGAGAAGAAACAAGGATCAAAAGCCATCAG CCTTCCCTCCACCCTGCATTCATACATCATGGCGGAGCCTTCCCCAGGGTGGTGGAAGCTGACTtttctgaggagaaaaaaatcccagcCCAAGGTTCTGTATGAAATCCCTGCAGAAGCCGTTTCCAATGCAGCCACTAGCCAGCATGGGTCCAGCACGGCCACCGGAGTTGCCCCCCACCCAGAGGACATGGCGCACGACTCTCAGCTGGACGCCCGCCTGGAGAGGATCATGGATAAAACAACAGTCAGCAAGGGGCGCCATGTCAAGGTGTCTCACTCTGGGAGGTttaaggagaagaagaaagtgcGAGCCACTCTGGCGGAGAACCCAGAGATGTTTGTGGGAGGTGAACCCATGAGAGATGAGAACCAGAGAGCTGGGAAGTAA
- the prr15la gene encoding proline-rich protein 15-like protein A isoform X3 yields MAEPSPGWWKLTFLRRKKSQPKVLYEIPAEAVSNAATSQHGSSTATGVAPHPEDMAHDSQLDARLERIMDKTTVSKGRHVKVSHSGRFKEKKKVRATLAENPEMFVGGEPMRDENQRAGK; encoded by the coding sequence ATGGCGGAGCCTTCCCCAGGGTGGTGGAAGCTGACTtttctgaggagaaaaaaatcccagcCCAAGGTTCTGTATGAAATCCCTGCAGAAGCCGTTTCCAATGCAGCCACTAGCCAGCATGGGTCCAGCACGGCCACCGGAGTTGCCCCCCACCCAGAGGACATGGCGCACGACTCTCAGCTGGACGCCCGCCTGGAGAGGATCATGGATAAAACAACAGTCAGCAAGGGGCGCCATGTCAAGGTGTCTCACTCTGGGAGGTttaaggagaagaagaaagtgcGAGCCACTCTGGCGGAGAACCCAGAGATGTTTGTGGGAGGTGAACCCATGAGAGATGAGAACCAGAGAGCTGGGAAGTAA